Proteins from one Mycobacterium sp. SMC-2 genomic window:
- the pks2 gene encoding sulfolipid-1 biosynthesis phthioceranic/hydroxyphthioceranic acid synthase — MACRLPGGIDSPERLWEALVRGDDLVTEVPPDRWNAEEYYDPQPGVPGRSVTKWGGFLDDVAGFDCEFFGINEREATAIDPQHRLLLETSWEAMEHAGLTRETMADSLTGVFVGLTHGDYQLLAADANAVEAPYGFTGSSFSLASGRIAYALGIHGPALTVDTACSSGLTAVHLACHSLSDGESDLALAGGAAVILDPRKFVAGSAEGMLSPTGRCHAFDVAADGFASAEGCVVVLLKRLSDALRDGDRILAVIRGTAANQDGHTVNIATPSLAAQTAVYRAALAAADVDARSVGMVEAHGTGTPVGDPVEYASLAAVYGTDVPCALATVKTNFGHAQSAAGTLGLMKTILALQHGIIPQNLHFTRLPDNMAAIDTKLFVPQTITPWPTNGHHPRRAAVSSYGLSGTNAHAIVEQAPAQVPEAVAPEALSAESVAAAPLLFPLSSTSAEELRRTAGRLADWVAAHEEVALTDLAYTLARRRTHRPVRTAVIASCHSELIQALREVAEGDTAYQAAAGQDDRGPVWVFSGQGSQWAQMGAELLATEPVFAATVAAAEPLIVHEAGFSVTQAMTASQTVTGIDRIQPTLFTMQVALAATMRSYGVHPAAVIGHSLGEVAAAVVAGALSLEDGLRVICRRSRQMSRIAGAGAMASVELPAHQVLSELVTRGVDDAVVSVVASPQSTVIGGATRTVRDLVATWESRDVMAREIAVDVASHSPQVDPILDDVADALAELNPMPPETPFYSATLYDPRERPVCDAGYWVQNLRQMVRFAPAVRAALEEGHRVFAELAPHPLLTHAVEQTARSIDMPLATLAAMRRQQAQPYGLRAFVADLYSVGAAVDFSVLYPTGRLVDAPLPTWTHRRLLLSRGAQSSTHGGCTVSVHPLLGAHVRLLEEPERHVWQAEVGTAAQPWLSDHQVREVTVFPAAAYCEMALAAARAVFGNGSEVRDLRFDQALLVDEQTTIGASAALSSTGAADFAVESDAGGEQAQLVTAALCAAAEEPPPTYDIPALLAAHPGREDGAEVRRRLDERGVRYGQAFSGLAALHIGEGATRTVLAEVALPSQIRSQQDAYGVHPALLDACFQAVAAHGSLHALGEDALALPLGLRRLRCHGPARSARYCYTRVTKADGCGVEADLEMLDEQGAVLLAAQGLRLGTAASEDDHAERLLAKRLLTIEWRQRELPEGEYRDPGAWLVVGTAKDTVAPLTDALKSFGAQCTTMCWPPHADHALNREQLRDRLRAGGFSGLVIGAEPGKGDAGDQSPVPGLEAVQYLVRVLRELPDTPGQLPRLYVVTHNAQAVVASDLPNLEQAGLRGLLRVIGTEHPHLQLTQIDVDDDTDAEQLARQLLSGSEEDETAWRHGAWYTARLALSPLRPEERQTTIANLELDGIRLQIRTPGDLESVEFIVRERVTPGPGEIEVEISASNINFADVLVAFGRYPAFEGRRQQLGTDFAGVVTAVGPGVTDHKVGDHVGGLCGHGCWGTFVTCDARLAVTLPAGLSDEQAAAVPTAHATAYYGLHDLAHIKGGDRVLIHSGTGGVGQAAIAMARAAGAEIFATAGSEQRRQLLRAMGIEHVYDSRSTEFADLIRRDTDGYGVDIVLNSVPGAAQLAGLKLLALGGRFVEIGKRDIRLGLFSFRPNLAFHGVDLALLSYSEPDRVHDLLTTVYRLIADGVLPAPECTHYPLEEAGDAIRTMAGAGHTGKIVLDVPHTGYRRVTVPPAQAPVFRRDGAYLVTGGLGGLGLFLAETMAAAGCGRIVLSSRSRPTRTALETIERIRASGADIVVECGDIAQSDTAHRLVATATATGLAVRGVLHAAAVVEDATLANITDDLIERDWTPKVYGAWNLHVATAGQPLDWFCSFSSAAALVGSPGQGAYAAANSWVDGFTHWRRAQGLPATSIAWGPWAKIGRAAALAESSDIAIEPDEGAYAFEAILRHDRAYTGYAPVTGTPWLGILAERSLFAQAFRSAGQNRTGTSKLRAELDELPADEWPTWLRRLISDQVSLILRRSVDPDRPLSGYGLDSLGALELRTRIETETGVRIPSADISTITIRGLAGLLCEKLMPAGAA; from the coding sequence ATGGCCTGTCGATTGCCGGGGGGCATCGACTCCCCCGAGCGGCTGTGGGAGGCGTTGGTGCGGGGCGATGACCTGGTCACGGAGGTGCCGCCGGACCGGTGGAACGCCGAGGAATATTACGACCCTCAGCCAGGCGTTCCGGGTCGCTCGGTGACGAAGTGGGGTGGGTTCCTCGATGACGTCGCCGGCTTTGATTGCGAATTCTTCGGAATCAACGAGCGCGAGGCGACCGCGATCGACCCGCAGCACCGGTTGCTGCTGGAAACCTCCTGGGAGGCCATGGAGCACGCCGGCCTGACTCGAGAAACCATGGCCGACTCGCTCACCGGTGTGTTTGTGGGTTTGACGCACGGCGACTATCAACTGCTGGCCGCCGATGCGAATGCTGTGGAGGCGCCGTATGGGTTTACCGGCAGCAGCTTCAGCCTCGCGTCTGGACGCATCGCGTACGCCTTGGGCATTCACGGTCCAGCGCTGACGGTGGACACCGCATGTTCGTCCGGTCTGACCGCAGTGCACCTGGCCTGTCACAGCCTGAGCGACGGTGAAAGCGACCTTGCCCTGGCGGGTGGGGCCGCCGTGATCCTGGATCCGCGGAAGTTCGTCGCAGGTTCCGCAGAAGGCATGCTGTCTCCCACCGGACGGTGTCACGCGTTCGACGTCGCGGCTGACGGGTTCGCTTCAGCCGAAGGCTGTGTGGTCGTATTGCTGAAACGGTTGTCCGACGCGCTGCGTGACGGCGATCGGATCCTGGCGGTAATCCGCGGCACTGCCGCCAATCAAGACGGCCACACCGTCAACATCGCCACACCGTCGCTCGCGGCGCAGACCGCGGTGTACAGGGCGGCGTTGGCCGCCGCAGACGTCGACGCCCGCAGCGTCGGCATGGTCGAGGCGCACGGCACCGGCACGCCAGTCGGTGACCCGGTCGAATACGCGAGCCTGGCAGCCGTCTACGGCACCGACGTCCCCTGTGCGCTGGCGACAGTGAAGACCAACTTCGGGCATGCCCAGTCCGCCGCCGGAACGCTCGGGCTGATGAAAACGATCCTAGCCCTGCAGCACGGCATCATTCCCCAAAATCTGCACTTCACCCGGCTGCCCGACAACATGGCCGCAATAGATACCAAACTGTTTGTGCCGCAAACGATCACACCGTGGCCGACGAATGGTCATCATCCCAGGCGGGCGGCGGTGTCGTCGTACGGGCTTTCGGGAACGAACGCACACGCCATAGTGGAGCAAGCTCCCGCGCAGGTTCCCGAGGCCGTTGCGCCCGAGGCCCTCTCAGCCGAGTCGGTTGCGGCAGCACCTCTGCTGTTCCCGCTGTCGTCCACCTCAGCCGAGGAATTGCGCCGCACCGCCGGCCGCCTGGCCGACTGGGTCGCCGCGCACGAGGAAGTGGCCTTGACAGATCTCGCCTACACCCTCGCGCGCCGGCGCACGCACCGCCCAGTACGCACCGCCGTCATTGCGAGTTGCCACTCGGAACTCATCCAGGCTTTGCGCGAGGTCGCCGAGGGCGACACCGCGTATCAGGCGGCAGCCGGCCAGGATGACCGGGGACCGGTCTGGGTGTTCTCGGGGCAAGGTTCGCAGTGGGCTCAAATGGGAGCCGAACTGTTGGCGACCGAGCCGGTGTTCGCCGCGACCGTCGCGGCAGCCGAGCCACTGATCGTCCACGAGGCCGGGTTTTCGGTGACGCAGGCGATGACCGCCTCGCAGACCGTGACCGGTATCGACCGGATTCAACCGACCCTGTTCACCATGCAAGTCGCGCTGGCCGCCACCATGCGCTCGTATGGGGTGCACCCGGCCGCCGTCATCGGGCATTCCCTGGGCGAAGTCGCTGCGGCCGTCGTCGCGGGAGCGCTGTCGCTGGAAGACGGCTTGCGTGTCATTTGCCGGCGCTCCCGGCAGATGTCTCGCATCGCGGGGGCGGGTGCGATGGCATCGGTGGAACTGCCTGCGCACCAAGTGCTTTCGGAGCTGGTAACCCGTGGCGTCGACGATGCCGTGGTGTCTGTGGTCGCGTCGCCGCAGTCCACGGTGATCGGCGGTGCCACCCGGACCGTGCGCGATCTGGTCGCGACCTGGGAGTCGCGTGACGTCATGGCCCGCGAGATCGCCGTCGACGTCGCCTCGCACTCCCCGCAGGTGGATCCGATCCTCGACGATGTGGCCGACGCGCTCGCCGAGCTGAACCCGATGCCGCCGGAAACTCCCTTCTACTCGGCGACCCTCTACGACCCGCGCGAGCGGCCGGTCTGCGATGCCGGGTACTGGGTGCAAAACCTGCGCCAGATGGTGCGGTTCGCCCCGGCGGTGCGGGCCGCTTTGGAGGAGGGCCACCGCGTCTTCGCGGAGCTGGCGCCCCACCCGCTGCTCACTCATGCGGTCGAGCAGACCGCCCGCAGCATCGACATGCCGCTGGCCACTCTGGCCGCCATGCGTCGCCAGCAAGCACAGCCCTACGGGCTGCGCGCCTTTGTCGCGGATCTGTACAGCGTGGGTGCCGCGGTCGACTTCTCCGTGCTCTACCCGACTGGCCGGTTAGTGGACGCGCCGCTGCCGACCTGGACGCACCGCCGGCTATTGCTGAGCCGCGGCGCCCAATCCTCAACACACGGTGGCTGCACCGTTTCGGTGCATCCGCTGTTGGGCGCCCACGTGCGCCTGCTGGAGGAACCGGAACGCCACGTCTGGCAGGCCGAGGTCGGCACCGCGGCCCAGCCCTGGCTGAGCGATCACCAGGTTCGCGAAGTGACCGTTTTCCCGGCGGCTGCCTACTGCGAAATGGCGCTGGCCGCCGCGCGTGCCGTGTTCGGCAATGGTTCCGAGGTCCGCGACTTGCGCTTCGATCAGGCGCTGCTGGTGGATGAACAGACCACGATCGGCGCCTCGGCAGCCCTGTCATCAACGGGCGCCGCCGATTTCGCCGTCGAGTCCGATGCCGGGGGCGAACAAGCACAGCTGGTCACCGCCGCGCTCTGCGCCGCAGCGGAAGAGCCCCCTCCCACTTACGACATTCCCGCGCTGCTTGCCGCGCACCCGGGCCGAGAGGACGGAGCCGAGGTGCGTCGACGCCTGGACGAGCGTGGTGTTCGGTACGGTCAGGCGTTCAGCGGTCTCGCCGCGTTGCACATCGGCGAGGGCGCGACCCGCACCGTGCTGGCCGAGGTTGCGCTACCCAGCCAGATCCGCTCGCAACAAGATGCCTACGGGGTGCACCCGGCGCTGCTGGATGCCTGCTTTCAGGCCGTCGCGGCGCACGGGTCACTGCATGCTCTGGGCGAAGATGCGCTCGCCTTGCCGCTCGGTCTCCGACGGCTCCGTTGCCACGGTCCGGCCCGCAGCGCCCGCTACTGCTACACACGGGTGACGAAAGCCGATGGCTGCGGAGTCGAGGCAGACCTGGAAATGCTCGATGAGCAGGGAGCCGTCCTACTCGCCGCGCAGGGGCTGCGATTGGGCACCGCCGCATCCGAGGACGACCACGCCGAACGGCTGCTGGCCAAGCGATTGTTGACAATTGAATGGCGGCAACGAGAGTTGCCGGAAGGGGAATACCGCGACCCCGGAGCCTGGCTGGTGGTCGGCACCGCCAAAGACACCGTTGCCCCCTTGACGGATGCGCTGAAAAGCTTCGGCGCGCAATGCACCACCATGTGCTGGCCGCCACACGCGGACCACGCCTTGAACAGGGAGCAACTTCGAGACCGTCTGCGTGCCGGCGGGTTCAGCGGTTTGGTGATCGGAGCGGAGCCCGGAAAGGGCGACGCCGGTGATCAGTCGCCGGTGCCGGGCCTCGAGGCCGTGCAATACCTGGTGCGTGTCTTACGCGAATTGCCCGACACGCCCGGTCAGCTACCCCGCCTCTACGTCGTGACACACAACGCGCAGGCCGTAGTGGCCAGCGACTTGCCCAATTTGGAGCAGGCCGGGCTGCGGGGTTTGCTGCGGGTGATCGGAACCGAGCATCCGCACTTGCAGCTCACCCAGATCGACGTGGACGACGACACCGATGCCGAGCAGCTCGCCCGCCAACTGCTCAGCGGGTCGGAGGAAGACGAGACCGCCTGGCGACACGGGGCGTGGTACACGGCGCGATTGGCCCTCAGCCCGCTGCGCCCCGAGGAACGGCAAACCACCATTGCCAACCTCGAGCTCGACGGAATCCGTCTGCAGATCCGCACGCCGGGCGATCTGGAGTCGGTGGAATTCATTGTTCGCGAGCGTGTTACGCCGGGCCCCGGTGAGATCGAGGTGGAGATCAGTGCCTCCAATATCAACTTCGCCGATGTACTGGTCGCGTTCGGCCGTTATCCAGCCTTCGAGGGCCGACGACAGCAGCTGGGCACCGACTTCGCCGGCGTGGTGACCGCCGTCGGCCCGGGTGTGACCGACCACAAGGTCGGCGATCATGTCGGGGGTCTGTGCGGCCACGGCTGCTGGGGCACGTTCGTCACCTGCGACGCACGCCTGGCGGTGACGCTGCCGGCCGGACTATCCGATGAGCAGGCGGCGGCGGTACCTACCGCGCACGCCACCGCATATTACGGCCTGCACGACCTGGCTCATATCAAGGGCGGTGACCGCGTTCTGATCCACTCGGGGACGGGCGGGGTCGGACAGGCGGCGATCGCCATGGCCCGGGCCGCAGGTGCCGAAATCTTCGCCACGGCGGGCAGCGAGCAACGCCGTCAACTGTTGCGTGCCATGGGCATTGAGCATGTCTACGATTCGCGCAGCACCGAGTTCGCCGACCTGATAAGACGCGACACCGACGGTTACGGCGTAGACATCGTGCTCAACTCGGTCCCCGGCGCCGCCCAGCTCGCCGGGCTCAAATTGCTGGCTCTCGGTGGACGATTCGTCGAAATCGGCAAGCGCGACATCCGGCTGGGGCTCTTCTCGTTCCGGCCCAACCTCGCGTTTCACGGCGTCGACCTGGCGCTGCTGTCGTACAGCGAACCAGACCGGGTTCACGACTTGCTGACCACGGTGTACCGGCTCATCGCGGACGGTGTGCTCCCGGCGCCAGAGTGCACCCACTACCCTCTTGAGGAAGCCGGCGACGCCATTCGAACGATGGCCGGCGCCGGACACACCGGCAAGATCGTGCTTGACGTCCCGCACACCGGCTACCGCCGGGTGACGGTGCCGCCCGCGCAAGCCCCGGTCTTCCGCCGCGACGGCGCCTACCTCGTCACCGGCGGGCTGGGGGGCCTCGGGCTGTTCCTGGCGGAGACGATGGCCGCGGCGGGATGCGGACGCATCGTGCTGTCCTCACGCTCACGGCCCACGCGCACTGCGTTGGAGACGATCGAGCGGATCCGCGCGAGCGGCGCCGACATCGTGGTGGAGTGCGGTGATATCGCGCAATCCGACACCGCGCATCGGTTGGTGGCCACAGCGACCGCTACCGGCCTCGCGGTGCGTGGCGTGCTGCACGCGGCCGCGGTGGTGGAGGACGCCACATTGGCGAACATCACCGATGACCTGATCGAGCGTGACTGGACGCCAAAGGTTTACGGCGCCTGGAATTTGCATGTTGCCACCGCCGGGCAGCCGCTGGACTGGTTTTGCTCCTTCTCCTCGGCGGCCGCGCTGGTGGGCTCGCCGGGGCAGGGGGCTTACGCCGCGGCCAACAGCTGGGTGGACGGCTTCACCCACTGGCGGCGGGCGCAGGGCCTGCCAGCCACTTCGATCGCCTGGGGACCCTGGGCAAAGATTGGCCGCGCGGCCGCGCTGGCCGAAAGTTCCGACATTGCAATCGAACCCGATGAGGGCGCTTACGCGTTCGAAGCGATACTGCGCCACGACCGAGCCTATACCGGCTACGCGCCGGTCACGGGTACCCCGTGGTTGGGGATCCTGGCCGAGCGCAGCCTGTTTGCGCAGGCATTCCGCTCCGCCGGGCAAAACCGAACGGGCACAAGCAAGCTGCGTGCTGAGCTGGACGAGCTTCCCGCGGACGAGTGGCCCACGTGGCTGCGGCGGCTGATCTCCGATCAGGTCAGCTTGATTCTGCGTCGCAGCGTCGATCCCGACCGACCGCTCTCCGGATACGGCTTGGACTCGCTCGGTGCCCTCGAACTACGTACCCGCATCGAGACCGAAACAGGGGTGCGCATCCCGTCCGCTGACATCTCAACCATAACGATCCGCGGTCTAGCGGGGCTGCTGTGCGAGAAGCTGATGCCCGCTGGCGCGGCCTGA